Below is a genomic region from Bacteroidales bacterium.
GTGACGGTTACTTCGAAGCAGGAGATCGCACCGGGGGTCTTTGTGATCTCTTTTTTACGCGATTTTTCCTTTATTCCCGGCCAGGTAGTAGCTGTGACAATGCATCCTGACGACCAGTACAGATTTTACAGCATCGCCAGCGGAATGCAGGAAAGTGAAATCCATCTGTTATTCGACCTTCAGCCAGGTGGCCATCTGACCCCCCAGCTTGCAGCGCTTAACCCGGGCGACAGTTTTTATGCCTCCTCTCCTACCGGTAATTTTTACGGAACTGCCAAACCCGCAGTCTGGATCGCTGCAGGTACGGGTATTGCGCCATTTATTTCGATGTGGAGATCTGGTTTAAAAAGAGATAAATTACTGGTACATAGCGGTAGATTTTTACATTCTTTTTACTTTGAAGACGAATTTTTACCGCTTGGCACAAACTATATCCGTTGCTGCACCCGCGAACCCGGTGAAGGACTTTATCATGGCAGGATTGATAAATGGATTGCGGAACAAAAAAAATTGCCCGACAACAGAAGATATTTCATTTGCGGCAGTGCCGAAATGGTGGTTGATACCCGGGATGCTTTGATCGAAAAGGGTATTTCGTATGAAAATATCATTGCCGAAATTTATTTTTAAACAAAATTTATGAGGAAACCATCACTCTTCGGC
It encodes:
- a CDS encoding oxidoreductase, whose translation is MTTLDFTGKTKLNLKRVTVTSKQEIAPGVFVISFLRDFSFIPGQVVAVTMHPDDQYRFYSIASGMQESEIHLLFDLQPGGHLTPQLAALNPGDSFYASSPTGNFYGTAKPAVWIAAGTGIAPFISMWRSGLKRDKLLVHSGRFLHSFYFEDEFLPLGTNYIRCCTREPGEGLYHGRIDKWIAEQKKLPDNRRYFICGSAEMVVDTRDALIEKGISYENIIAEIYF